In the Drosophila biarmipes strain raj3 chromosome X, RU_DBia_V1.1, whole genome shotgun sequence genome, one interval contains:
- the LOC108021891 gene encoding homeotic protein female sterile isoform X1: MSSNEPPPRYEPPVEPVNGIVQPPVVPPAERPGRNTNQLQYLIKTVMKVIWKHHFSWPFQQPVDAKKLNLPDYHKIIKQPMDMGTIKKRLENNYYWSAKETIHDFNTMFNNCYVYNKPGEDVVVMAQTLEKVFLQKIESMPKEELELEPVTAKGGKKKQRAPATPKTLSTAVGAGATSGSGTASSAAVNSGAGSGSTKVSAAASSAQQSGLQGATGAVSAGTPGAQAGSGAGGATAARPVSAMGGTVSSTAGGAPSIPPISTMPPHTVPGSTNTTTTAMAGAAGGAGAAAGNPNAAALMASLLNAGQTGAYPGAPGQTAVNSSSLLDGSTAAAAAAAAAAAAGVGGAAGAAGGAAGAGVTIPSVAVNAANAVQAYVNAGVSVGVDAVIPPQQPAKIKKGVKRKADTTTPTANAFESPYAQMDSKSAKIATRRESNRQDLTFQGSGYNMSPLGVSGVPGLGGLVAGGVAGVAVAKNKEKLSDALKSCNEILKELFSKKHSGYAWPFYKPVDAEMLGLHDYHDIIKKPMDLGTVKRKMDNREYKSAPEFAADVRLIFTNCYKYNPPDHDVVAMGRKLQDVFEMRYANIPDEPVANAAHHHGHGHGHGHGHGHGHGHGHGHGHGHGYGGALKHDASDSSSEDSSDTENESNSDEERSAKLKMLESKLLGLQEEIRKLSEEASAKKKAKKKLKEKKKSMGGGSGSGSASHHGHASGGGANAGGAGGAGSGAHSGGVSVPGGVGGALGAGGAGGANLNALLSGSLVGPGGAAVPPGVPTLSQVHDALATFGQLAGGGAAAGGGFGAGVTASGASAGGKAGTLAGALAAGAAAGAGGTSGSGGGSSKGAKSKGGRGAKGSGGGGVGGSNNAAAGNAAGGAAGAAAGAGAVGAVGGAGAASGGNASKRAKGSSSAGAGGAVGGANASTGGAGARGSSKKKPSQVMNFDSEEEDTAKPMSYDEKRQLSLDINKLPGDKLGRVVHIIQNREPSLRDSNPDEIEIDFETLKPSTLRELESYVASCLRKKTRKPYYKKPSGKSKDEQMAEKKQELEKRLQDVTGQLGASKKNAKKDESASNKVEAVQPANPVSSSSSSSDSSSSSSSDSSSSDSSDSEAGDGDDRPPRKKKSRDSNGGNVNNPSINVVLGGNHPSGALTPTTMLMGLDHVVNSNTPTSQMSNMLGNANTLMAAAMLNNNNKTTLPGSNFGGAPTAGAGNMLYAGGGPVAGAAVPGATGQQQQQQHNKNGPNELSKVPPGGSITAALPPHSFAGGSASAAAAAAAAVATSQSSGGIRIASNLHKPAGLGGGDLGEHHAALAAALTSGVNSTGGGTSGGGNTGSSNNNGGSSNNNTNPLGGPHGDAMANASLASGLKQIPQFDDPVEQSLASLEFSAGSTGKSSLPDNFLMQQHLMQPAGPQQQQQQPFGQQQQQQQQQQQHMDYVTELLTKGAESVGSMNGNHLLNFNLDMAAAAYQQKHPQQQQQQQQQQQQQQQQQQAHNNGFNVADFGMSGFDGLNMTAASFLDLEHTFQQQQMQLQPQQQQQTHQQQQQHHQQQQQQLTQQQQQLQQHLQQQQQQLHQQINQQIHQQQQMANKLLIIPKPIESMMPSPPDKQQLQQHQKVLPPQQSPSDMKLQSGQAAAAAAASAQGKLLQAAFKAANDQNLKNASSWSSLASANSPQSHTSSSSSSSKAKPAMDSFQQFRNKAKERDRLKLLEAAEKEKKNQKEAAEKEQQRKHHKSSSSSSSAAAASAQAAAVAAASLAEAVALGAAATGAVASNASSASGGSSSGGGGGAGGGPASNQAISGDRERDRDRERERERSGSGGGQSGNGNNSSNSANSNGPGSAGSGGSGGGGGGSGPASAGGPNSGGGNANSNSGGGPALLNAGSNSNSGVGSGGAASSNSNSSVGGIVGSGGPGSNSQGSSGGGGGPASGGMGVDYLITRCAPQNRSQEVATAVAVQAFLAASPLGAMESGRKSVHDAQPQISRVDDIKASPGGQGQSSPAQQSPQDRAAAKRAEQRRAEQERRRREAMAGQIDMNMQSDLMAAFEETL; this comes from the exons atgTCGTCCAATGAGCCACCGCCTCGTTACGAGCCACCCGTGGAGCCAGTCAATGGCATTGTACAGCCACCGGTGGTGCCGCCAGCGGAGCGACCCGGCCGCAATACGAACCAATTGCAATATCTGATCAAGACGGTGATGAAGGTGATATGGAAGCACCACTTCTCGTGGCCCTTCCAACAGCCCGTCGATGCCAAGAAGCTCAACCTGCCCGACTACCACAAGATCATCAAGCAGCCCATGGACATGGGCACGATCAAGAAGCGGCTGGAGAACAACTACTATTGGTCTGCCAAGGAGACCATACACGACTTCAACACGATGTTCAACAATTGCTATGTCTACAACAAGCCCGGCGAGGATGTCGTTGTGATGGCCCAGACGCTCGAGAAGGTCTTCCTGCAGAAGATCGAATCGATGCCCAAGGAGGAGCTCGAACTGGAGCCGGTCACGGCCAAGGGCGGCAAGAAGAAGCAACGGGCGCCGGCTACGCCCAAGACATTGTCAACGGCCGTGGGCGCTGGAGCCACCAGCGGTTCCGGTACAGCCTCCTCGGCAGCAGTTAACAGCGGAGCGGGAAGTGGCTCCACCAAGGTGTCAGCTGCCGCCTCATCCGCGCAACAGTCCGGCCTGCAAGGAGCGACGGGTGCGGTCTCGGCGGGCACGCCAGGAGCCCAGGCGGGTTCCGGTGCGGGAGGAGCGACCGCCGCCCGACCCGTATCCGCCATGGGCGGCACGGTTTCATCGACGGCCGGCGGTGCACCGTCCATACCACCGATTAGCACAATGCCACCGCACACGGTACCCGGCAGTACCAATACGACGACGACAGCGATGGCTGGCGCCGCTGGAGGAGCAGGTGCGGCCGCAGGCAATCCCAATGCCGCCGCCCTGATGGCCAGCCTCCTGAATGCGGGCCAAACGGGCGCCTATCCCGGCGCCCCTGGCCAGACGGCGGTCAACAGCTCCTCGCTTCTGGATGGCAGCAcggccgcagcagcagcagcagcggcagcggcggcggcgggcgTGGGCGGTGCAGCGGGAGCAGCCGGCGGAGCGGCGGGCGCCGGAGTGACAATACCATCTGTGGCCGTCAATGCCGCCAACGCCGTTCAGGCCTATGTGAATGCGGGCGTGAGCGTTGGCGTGGACGCCGTGATACCGCCGCAGCAGCCCGCCAAAATCAAGAAGGGCGTCAAGCGGAAGGCGGACACCACCACGCCGACGGCCAATGCCTTTGAATCGCCTTACGCGCAAATGGACTCCAAATCGGCCAAGATTGCGACGCGGCGGGAGTCGAATCGTCAG GATCTTACATTCCAGGGCTCGGGATACAATATGTCGCCGCTGGGCGTCTCCGGAGTGCCCGGACTTGGCGGTCTGGTTGCCGGCGGCGTGGCCGGCGTTGCGGTGGCCAAGAACAAGGAGAAGCTATCGGATGCGCTCAAGTCGTGCAACGAGATCCTCAAGGAGCTCTTCTCGAAGAAGCACTCGGGCTACGCCTGGCCCTTCTACAAGCCCGTGGACGCGGAAATGCTCGGCCTGCACGACTACCACGACATCATCAAGAAGCCCATGGACCTGGGCACTGTCAAGCGGAAAATGGACAATCGCGAGTACAAGAGCGCGCCGGAATTTGCCGCCGACGTGCGATTAATATTCACCAACTGCTACAAGTACAATCCGCCAGATCACGATGTCGTGGCCATGGGCCGCAAGCTGCAGGACGTCTTTGAGATGCGCTACGCCAACATCCCCGACGAGCCGGTGGCCAATGCGGCCCACCATCACGGCCACGGCCATGGGCATGGCCATGGACACGGCCACGGCCACGGGCATGGCCACGGACATGGCCACGGGCACGGCTACGGCGGTGCCCTCAAGCACGATGCCAGCGATTCGTCCAGCGAGGACTCCAGCGACACGGAGAACGAATCCAACTCGGACGAGGAGCGCAGCGCCAAGCTGAAAATGCTCGAGTCCAAGCTGCTGGGCCTGCAGGAGGAGATCCGCAAGCTCTCCGAGGaggcctccgccaagaagaAGGCGAAGAAGAAACTCAAGGAGAAGAAGAAGTCGATGGGCGGCGGCTCGGGCTCTGGCTCGGCCTCGCATCATGGTCACGCCTCGGGCGGCGGTGCAAATGCTGGCGGAGCAGGCGGCGCTGGTTCCGGTGCCCATTCGGGCGGCGTCTCCGTGCCGGGCGGTGTCGGCGGAGCCCTGGGTGCCGGCGGTGCGGGCGGCGCCAATCTCAACGCACTGCTCAGTGGTTCGTTGGTTGGTCCGGGCGGAGCAGCTGTCCCACCCGGCGTGCCCACACTCAGCCAGGTTCACGACGCCCTAGCGACCTTTGGCCAGCTGGCGGGCGGCGGTGCCGCGGCCGGTGGCGGCTTTGGTGCCGGTGTGACAGCATCGGGCGCCTCGGCGGGCGGCAAGGCGGGCACCCTGGCCGGCGCTCTGGCAGCGGGCGCGGCGGCAGGCGCCGGCGGTACAtccggcagcggcggcggcagcagtaAAGGTGCTAAGAGCAAGGGCGGACGCGGCGCCAAGGGcagcggaggcggcggcgtTGGAGGTAGCAATAACGCCGCTGCTGGCAATGCGGCAGGCGGTGCAGCGGGCGCTGCGGCCGGCGCTGGAGCCGTCGGAGCTGTTGGCGGTGCAGGAGCAGCGAGCGGCGGCAACGCCTCCAAGCGGGCCAAGGGCAGTAGTTCGGCGGGCGCTGGCGGCGCTGTTGGCGGTGCGAATGCCAGCACCGGTGGCGCCGGGGCGCGCGGCAGCAGCAAGAAGAAGCCCAGCCAGGTGATGAACTTCGactccgaggaggaggacacGGCCAAGCCAATGTCGTACGATGAGAAGCGCCAGCTGTCGCTCGACATCAACAAGTTGCCAG GCGACAAGCTGGGCCGTGTGGTGCACATCATCCAGAACCGGGAGCCATCGCTGCGTGACTCCAATCCCGACGAGATCGAGATCGACTTCGAGACGCTGAAGCCGTCGACGCTGCGCGAGCTTGAAAGCTATGTGGCGTCGTGTTTGCGCAAAAAAACACGTAAGCCATATT ATAAAAAGCCTTCCGGCAAGTCGAAGGACGAGCAGATGGCCGAGAAGAagcaggagctggagaagCGCCTGCAGGATGTCACCGGCCAGCTGGGGGCAAGCAAGAAAAACGCCAAGAAAG ATGAGTCCGCTTCGAACAAGGTCGAGGCAGTGCAGCCGGCGAATCCCGTGTCATCGAGTTCCAGTTCCAGCGATTCATCGTCGTCGAGTTCGAGTGATAGCAGTTCGAGTGACTCGAGCGACAGTGAAGCAG GTGATGGTGACGATCGACCGCCGCGCAAGAAAAAATCCCGAGACTCAAATGGAGGCAAT GTAAATAATCCAAGTATAAATGTGGTTCTGGGCGGCAACCATCCGAGTGGCGCCCTCACGCCGACGACCATGCTGATGGGCCTGGACCATGTGGTGAACTCCAACACGCCCACATCGCAAATGT CCAACATGCTAGGCAATGCCAACACCCTGATGGCGGCTGCCATgctaaacaacaacaacaagacaACGCTGCCGGGCAGCAATTTCGGCGGTGCGCCCACTGCCGGTGCCGGCAACATGTTGTACGCCGGCGGCGGTCCAGTGGCCGGTGCTGCGGTTCCTGGGGCGAcggggcagcagcaacagcagcagcacaacaAGAACGGACCAAATGAACTGAGCAAAGTGCCGCCGGGTGGCTCCATCACCGCCGCCCTGCCGCCGCACAGCTTCGCCGGAGGATCAGcatcggcggcagcagcagcagcagcagcagtggccaCCAGTCAGTCGAGCGGCGGCATTCGCATAGCCAGCAATCTGCACAAGCCGGCCGGCCTGGGTGGCGGTGATCTTGGCGAGCATCATGCGGCGCTGGCGGCTGCCCTGACGTCCGGCGTTAACAGCACCGGCGGCGGCACCTCTGGCGGCGGCAAcaccggcagcagcaacaacaacggcggcagcagcaataACAACACTAACCCACTGGGCGGACCACATGGGGATGCGATGGCCAATGCCTCGCTGGCCTCGGGTCTCAAGCAGATACCGCAGTTCGATGATCCCGTTGAGCAGTCGCTGGCCTCCCTGGAGTTCAGCGCCGGCTCCACGGGCAAGTCATCGCTGCCTGACAACTTTTTGATGCAGCAGCATCTGATGCAGCCCGCCGgaccacagcagcagcagcagcaaccctttggccaacagcagcagcagcaacaacagcagcagcagcacatgGACTACGTGACAGAGCTGCTGACCAAGGGGGCGGAGAGTGTGGGCAGCATGAATGGCAACCACCTGCTGAACTTCAATCTGGACATGGCGGCGGCCGCCTACCAGCAAAAGcatccccagcagcagcagcagcagcagcaacaacagcagcagcaacagcagcagcagcaggcgcacAACAATGGCTTCAACGTGGCTGACTTCGGCATGTCCGGATTCGATGGCCTCAATATGACAGCGGCCTCATTCCTCGATCTGGAGCACACgttccagcagcaacagatgcaactgcagccgcaacagcaacagcagacgcaccagcagcagcagcaacaccaccagcaacagcagcagcaactcacccagcagcagcaacagctgcagcaacatctgcagcagcagcaacagcagctgcaTCAGCAGATCAACCAGCAGatccatcagcagcagcagatggccaaCAAGCTGCTGATCATACCCAAGCCCATCGAATCGATGATGCCCAGTCCGCCGGACAAGCAGCAATTGCAGCAGCACCAGAAGGTGCTGCCGCCACAGCAGTCGCCCTCGGACATGAAGCTGCAGTCCGGTCAGGCGGCTGCGGCGGCAGCTGCCTCAGCGCAGGGCAAGCTGCTGCAGGCGGCCTTCAAGGCGGCCAACGACCAGAACCTGAAGAATGCCAGCTCGTGGTCCTCGCTGGCGTCGGCGAACTCCCCGCAGTCGCACACGTCGAGCAGCTCGAGCAGCAGCAAGGCAAAGCCGGCCATGGACTCGTTCCAGCAGTTCCGCAACAAAGCCAAAGAACGCGACCGTCTCAAGCTGCTGGAGGCGGCCGAGAAGGAGAAGAAGAACCAAAAGGAGGCCGCCgagaaggagcagcagcgcAAGCACCACaagtcctcgtcctcgtcctcgtcggcTGCGGCCGCCTCCGCCCAGGCAGCGGCTGTTGCAGCCGCCTCGTTGGCCGAGGCGGTGGCCCTGGGAGCCGCAGCGACGGGGGCCGTGGCCTCCAATGCGTCTAGTGCCTcgggcggcagcagcagtggaGGCGGAGGTGGCGCTGGCGGCGGTCCGGCCAGCAACCAGGCGATCAGCGGCGACCGCGAGCGTGATAGGGACCGCGAGCGGGAGCGTGAGCGTTCCGGCAGCGGTGGCGGTCAGTCCGGCAACGggaacaacagcagcaattcGGCCAATAGCAATGGTCCCGGCAGTGCGGGCAGCGGCGgcagtggcggcggcggcggaggcagTGGCCCGGCCAGCGCCGGTGGACCGaacagcggcggcggcaatgccaacagcaacagcggcgGCGGACCGGCCCTGCTCAATGCCggcagcaatagcaacagtGGCGTAGGCAGCGGCGGCGCTGCCAGTAGCAACAGCAATAGCAGCGTCGGCGGCATCGTGGGCAGCGGCGGACCGGGCTCCAACAGCCAGGGCAGcagtggcggcggcggaggtcCTGCCAGCGGCGGCATGGGCGTTGATTACCTGATAACGCGGTGTGCGCCCCAGAATCGGTCGCAGGAGGTGGCCACCGCTGTGGCCGTGCAGGCGTTCCTAGCTGCCTCGCCCCTGGGCGCCATGGAAAGCGGAAG AAAAAGCGTGCACGATGCCCAGCCGCAGATATCGCGGGTGGATGACATCAAGGCGTCGCCGGGCGGACAGGGCCAGAGTTCGCCGGCCCAGCAATCGCCGCAGGATCGGGCGGCCGCCAAGCGTGCCGAGCAGCGGCGGGCCGAGCAGGAGCGGCGCAGGCGCGAAGCG ATGGCTGGCCAAATCGATATGAACATGCAGAGCGATCTCATGGCTGCCTTCGAGGAGACGCTGTAG